The Romeriopsis navalis LEGE 11480 genome includes the window AAGATTTCACAAATAATCAATAAGATTCAGAAATTATTCTCCTGAAGATGATTTTCTAGTTGGAAGAGTAATTCAGATCTTTGTTAGGTGTGGTGCCTCAATGTTTGCCGTCGTCAAAAAACCGCTGCGTCTCTTCGATCGTCTCAGCATTCAGTCAAAATTGTTTTTGATGCTGCTCATCGCCAGCATTCTTTCGATCATCGTCACTGGATATGTCGGTTATAGCAGCGGACGTGCCGCTCTTCGAGAAAGCCGACTCAGCGAATTAACCAATCTCCGCACATCAAAAGCCGGAGAAATTCAATCCTATCTCGACGGCGTCACCGATCAGGTGCAGTTTTTAGGCGAAAATCAATTTCTCATCCGCAACGCCAAAGCCATTCGGGCGGCCTTCACCAAAATCGATCAAACTGCCATCACCAAGCCGACCTGGGCCGTACAGCGGCTCACATATTACGAAAATCAGTTCATTCCCCGCCTAAGCCAAAATATTGACGGGACTCCCACCCTCGAAACCTATTTGCCGCAGGGCAAGGCGGCAAAATACCTGCAGCACCATTACGTGGTGAACAACACCAATGTGATCGGCGAAAAGGACAAGCTCGATCAAGCCAAAGATGACACTGAATACAGTAAGGTTCATGCTCAGCTACAACCAGCGGTCCGCAATATTGTGGATAAATTCCACTACTACGATATTTTTTTGATCGACCCAGAGACGCGCGATATCGTTTATAGCTACGAAAAAGAAGTCGATTTTGCCACGAACCTAAAATCTGGGCCCTATGCCGACAGCAACCTAGCCAAAGCCGTTGAAGCGGTCCTCAAATCCCCCGACAAGCAGTACATCAAAATCGTTGACTACGAACATTACCGCCCCTCCTACGGTAGCCCCGCCGCGTTTATCGCCACACCGTTACTGGAAAACAGCAAACTCGTTGGTGTCTTGGCCGTCCAAATCTCGGCAGACGATATCGATCGAGTCATGACCAATAATCGCCAATGGGCACAAACCGGCTTAGGCCAAACCGGAGAAGCGATTTTGGTGGGCTCGGATTATCAAATGCGATCGAACTCACGCTTCTTTTTAGAAGACCCTAAAAAATACTTTGAACAACTGAAACGCAATGGCGCATCAAAGCGCAGCATCAATCGGCTACGCAGTCATGACACCACCATTTTGAACCAATCGATTCAAACCGACGTTGTCGAATCAGCACTGAAAAATAAGACCGGCATCCTTGATAACGTCAAAGACTATCGGAATGTCCCATCGATCGTCTCCTTTGCGCCGATTAAATTCGGTGATGTGAACTGGGCGATCGTGGCACGGATGGATGAATCTGAAGCCTTTGCCCCGATCAATGAATTTCGGAAACGCATTGTGATTACCGCCTCCGGGATCATTTTGCTAATTACCCTGATCGCGACTTCGCTGGCACGGCTATTCGTCAATCCCATCTACAGTATTATCAATGCGGCACGCAGCATCGTCGCTGGTCGCCTTGACACAACAATTCAGGTCAAATCACGGGACGAACTTTATGAACTCGCCAAAACAGTCAACCAAATGACGGATAAGCTGCGGCAGCAAAAAGCCCATATGGCCGAGCAAAATACCGAGAATAAACGGCTGCTAAAAACCCTATTGCCTGGACCGATCGTCCCCCGCTATCAGGCTGGCGAAAATCCCATCGCCGATAAAGCCAACAATGTATCCGTGATCATTGCCGAAATTGCGGGATTCAATCGACTCTCCATGGAATGGCCTGCCGATAGCTCCGTCAGCTACCTCAACGAACTATTTTGCAGCTTCGACCAAGCCACTATGAACCAAGGGGTAGAACGGATTAAAACTTCTGGCACGGCTTACCTCGCGGTTAGTGGCTTGATGATTCCCCGGCTCGATCACAGCAAATACGCCCTGGAATACGCCTTGATTCTCCAAAAACTGGTTGACCAATTTAATCAAACCCATGGCATGGATCTACGTTTGCGGATTGGGATTGATGCTGGTCCCGTGATTGCTGGAGTGGTGGGTGATACACGCTTTAGCTATAATCTCTGGGGCAGTACAGTGATTCAAACCCGCGTCATCGCATCCCATACAGTCCCCGATGAAATCTGGGTGGGCCAAGCACTTCACGATCGCCTGGGTGAACTGTATACCTTTGAAGCACGTCCAGCAATCAACATTGAAGGCCGCAACAGCACGATTCCAGTCTGGTCAGTCAAGCGGGGATAGGGAAAACATATGACATTCGAACTTTTACTCGGAGAAAACTGGTTTCGCTGGGCCGCTGGCTTGAGTTTGGGCTTTCCACTGATCATGTTGGGCTTAACGGAAGTCGTCGAGCGCCTGAAACGACTTAATTCACCACTGCTGAACTCCGTTCAAATTGTGCGCCAGTGGGTGGTGCCGTTAGCCGCAGCAATTCTGCTCTTCAACCAAGTCATGGCGATCGACGTCAATAGCATTCCACTGAAGCTATTGCGGACCATGATTTGGCTAGCCATCGTGATTGTTGCCCTGGCGGCGATCGATGCCGTCATTTTTGAGGAAGCACCAGAAGATTCTTGGCAGGCCAAGGTTCCCTCGATTCTGATTGACCTTTCCCGGACAGTGCTCGTCATTGTCGGTTTGGCGATTATTTTGGCCCAGGTTTGGGGCGCCGATTTAGGCGGATTATTGACGGCCCTTGGGGTGGGTTCGCTGGTCATTGGTCTGGCCCTACAAGATTCGATGGGCAACCTATTTTCGGGGATTGCCCTGCTATTTGAAAGTCCCTTTGCCGTCGGTGACTGGATTGAGATTAATGATCAAGTTGGTCGGGTGGTGGCGATTACTTGGCGATCGGTGCATCTTCGCACCCGCCAACGCCAGTTGATCATTGTGCCCAACTCCGTCCTCGCCCAAGGTAGTTTCTCCAACTACAGTCGCCCAAATAAAATCCACGGTGAAGATTTTTTCATTGGCTTTTCCTACGATGACCCACCCAATAAGGTTTTAGGAATTTTAGACGAGATTGCCCAGACAACAGATGGCATCTTAAAATCCCCGCGACCAATTGTCCAAACAATTTCCTATGAT containing:
- a CDS encoding adenylate/guanylate cyclase domain-containing protein, whose amino-acid sequence is MFAVVKKPLRLFDRLSIQSKLFLMLLIASILSIIVTGYVGYSSGRAALRESRLSELTNLRTSKAGEIQSYLDGVTDQVQFLGENQFLIRNAKAIRAAFTKIDQTAITKPTWAVQRLTYYENQFIPRLSQNIDGTPTLETYLPQGKAAKYLQHHYVVNNTNVIGEKDKLDQAKDDTEYSKVHAQLQPAVRNIVDKFHYYDIFLIDPETRDIVYSYEKEVDFATNLKSGPYADSNLAKAVEAVLKSPDKQYIKIVDYEHYRPSYGSPAAFIATPLLENSKLVGVLAVQISADDIDRVMTNNRQWAQTGLGQTGEAILVGSDYQMRSNSRFFLEDPKKYFEQLKRNGASKRSINRLRSHDTTILNQSIQTDVVESALKNKTGILDNVKDYRNVPSIVSFAPIKFGDVNWAIVARMDESEAFAPINEFRKRIVITASGIILLITLIATSLARLFVNPIYSIINAARSIVAGRLDTTIQVKSRDELYELAKTVNQMTDKLRQQKAHMAEQNTENKRLLKTLLPGPIVPRYQAGENPIADKANNVSVIIAEIAGFNRLSMEWPADSSVSYLNELFCSFDQATMNQGVERIKTSGTAYLAVSGLMIPRLDHSKYALEYALILQKLVDQFNQTHGMDLRLRIGIDAGPVIAGVVGDTRFSYNLWGSTVIQTRVIASHTVPDEIWVGQALHDRLGELYTFEARPAINIEGRNSTIPVWSVKRG
- a CDS encoding mechanosensitive ion channel domain-containing protein, which produces MTFELLLGENWFRWAAGLSLGFPLIMLGLTEVVERLKRLNSPLLNSVQIVRQWVVPLAAAILLFNQVMAIDVNSIPLKLLRTMIWLAIVIVALAAIDAVIFEEAPEDSWQAKVPSILIDLSRTVLVIVGLAIILAQVWGADLGGLLTALGVGSLVIGLALQDSMGNLFSGIALLFESPFAVGDWIEINDQVGRVVAITWRSVHLRTRQRQLIIVPNSVLAQGSFSNYSRPNKIHGEDFFIGFSYDDPPNKVLGILDEIAQTTDGILKSPRPIVQTISYDDSSISYMLRFFIHDYTDMPRVRAAVSSRIWYATQRYGLTIPFPIQTEYQVTETVSRADQEVQAMLRGLRAVPSFSTIPQTTLETLTQDAQLHEYGHDEAALIQGAPIAGIYLILQGHANVTFRDNVGQNHDVGELTAGDIFGEKILLGQMSSDLTIKASEDLKVIIFDAVSFQSLIDRIPSLATIISETMESRRRTMQHQLN